From Proteiniborus sp. DW1:
CTCCTACTACACCTAAAATAACCATTCCAATAACTCCACCTATAAAGCTAAAAAGAAATCCTATGATAACTGCTGTTGGTGCATAAGTAAAGAATACTGCACAGTCAACTGCTGGCACTGCATTTGGAATAATTTTTTGGGTTATTCCTTGGAATGCAGGAATTAAATCTCCTAGAATCATTCTTACTCCGCTATAAACAATAGTTACTCCTACAGCAAATTTTAACGCAGTCATTAGTGAAAAAACTATAAAGTTTGTACCACCTGATATTCCTGAAACAAACTCAGACCCCGCAGCAATTGCAGCTACAAGATAAAATACCATCATAGTTATTGCAGTAGAAATAGTTGTATCTCTTAAAAAACCAAATTTTTCGGGAATATTTATTTTTTCAGTACTATCTTCAGGCTTTCCTACCAATTTCCCAATCCAACCTGATAGATAGTAGCCAAGGCTTCCAAAGTGACCCATAGCTATGTCATCGCCATCAGTAACCTTAAGTGTGTATTTTTGTCCTATTGCTGGTGATATTGCACTCCAAGCTCCTAAGATAAATCCGCCAACACCTATTAGTAATGCTCCATCTAATCCTCCAGTACTTAATACAGCAGATAATAAACAAGCCATAAAGAAAGTATGATGTCCACTCAAGAAAATGTACTTATATTTTGTAAATCTAGCAATTATTAAATTGAAAATCAATCCAAATAATAAAATGAACATAGTTTCTACACCTAGGACATTTTGAGCTATTGCCACTATTGCCTCATTGTTTGGTACTACCCCTGTAATATTAAATCCATGCTCAATCATTTGCCCTAAAGGTTCAAGATTAGCTACAATAAAATCTGCACCTGCTCCCAGCATTAGATATCCCAAAATAGGTTTCAATGTACCTGTCATAATTTTGTTAAAGGGTCTTCTAAGTGCCAATAATCCAATTAATGAAATGAGTCCCATAAGTAACGCAGGCTGTGTCAAGATATCATTAGATATAACCTTTAAAATATCCATTCCCTTACCCCCTTATAATATTAATTCAGGACAATTAATACTTACACTGACTACTTCATACCTGCTTTTTCTAATAATATTTCTAGTATATCTTCTTGTATTTTTTTCTTGTTAACATAGCTTCGTACTACAATAACGTCTCTATCATCAAATTGTTCAGCTAGTTCTTTGACAGTAATTAGAAAATCACAAGTCTTCCCTTGTGCCGAGTTAAAATCTGTAGATTCTACCACAGCTTTAATTCCATTCTCTTCACAAATCTCTTCTACTTTTGTTTTTAACATTATGCTACTACCAATACCATTTCCACATACAGTATAAATCTTTAGCACAAAAATCCTCCTCCTTTCTCCTTTGATTATGTTTATTTGCTGCATTCTTCAATAACTTTTATCACCTCACCTTTGCTTTTAGCATCTATTATTCTACTAATGTACTCTTCATTTTCTAAAAGAACCATCAGTTCAGATAGTGCTCTTAAATGAGTTTTAGAGTCTATTGAACAAAATGATATCACAAGTTTTACAGGATCATGATCAGCATTCCCAAATTCAATAGGCTTCTGCAAAGTAATTAAACTCATTGCCACTTTTAAAGCTCCGTCTTCAGGTCTAGCATGGGGCATCGCAATTCCTTCAGCTATTACTATATAAGGGCCTATCTCCTTTACGCTGTTAATCATTGCATCTATATATCGGTTTTCTATCGCTTCATGTTTTATTAATAGCTCTCCACCTTTTCTCACGACTTCTTCCCAAGTATTTGCTTCTACATTTAGGTCAATTGTATCCTCTGTAATTAAATCCATTAACATAGGTCCCTCATCTCCATCTAGTTCTTTTATTACACCAATATTTAAAATGTTATACAAATCCTTTTCAAGTTTTTGGTAATTTTTTATTTCACAGCTTTGCTCTATTACTTTTATTAGTCCTCTTATCTCAATTTTACTTTTTTTCGATTTTAGGAACATTTTATTCAGTAATTGAAAATTCTCATCTGTAAGTATTGGACTTACATTGATACTTTTTATATTTATATCTTTATTTATTGGAACTGTAGATATTATTACATCAACATCATCAGTTACATATCTATCAAGCTGTCTATATGATATTTTGCCTACTATATCTACGTCAAACATAGACTGAATCTGAACAGAAATCAGCTCTGATGTACTGACTCCAGCATTGCATACTATCAATACTTTGGGCTTAGAAAATGTAGCAGCCTTTTCTCTCTCAATAGCAGCTCCAAAATGTATTGTAAGAAAACCTATTTCTTCATCATTTAGCTTTGCACTTG
This genomic window contains:
- a CDS encoding PTS sugar transporter subunit IIB, with translation MLKIYTVCGNGIGSSIMLKTKVEEICEENGIKAVVESTDFNSAQGKTCDFLITVKELAEQFDDRDVIVVRSYVNKKKIQEDILEILLEKAGMK
- a CDS encoding PTS ascorbate transporter subunit IIC, with the protein product MDILKVISNDILTQPALLMGLISLIGLLALRRPFNKIMTGTLKPILGYLMLGAGADFIVANLEPLGQMIEHGFNITGVVPNNEAIVAIAQNVLGVETMFILLFGLIFNLIIARFTKYKYIFLSGHHTFFMACLLSAVLSTGGLDGALLIGVGGFILGAWSAISPAIGQKYTLKVTDGDDIAMGHFGSLGYYLSGWIGKLVGKPEDSTEKINIPEKFGFLRDTTISTAITMMVFYLVAAIAAGSEFVSGISGGTNFIVFSLMTALKFAVGVTIVYSGVRMILGDLIPAFQGITQKIIPNAVPAVDCAVFFTYAPTAVIIGFLFSFIGGVIGMVILGVVGGVLIIPGLIPHFFCGATAGIYGNATGGKRGAMIGAFVNGLAITFLPALLLPVLGNLGFQNTTFGDFDFGVLGIIFGKAADAFGKMGIYVLAAVFVLALIIPSFFKTKSPALNNNPEASRDK